acctATATTGtaagcatatattcccgaccaaaaagatagaaagccagataataatttagactagccaagcaccTCATcaaacttcgctagttgcttcagttagccataacactaggcaatttagtgacattagtgatgtaacaatatgtcaaaaagttttttctgaataattttattacaaaacaacacaaaatgcgattttggcgggcctgggtttggaccacacTGCTCTAGACTATCTACAAGCCCTCAAAAATACCCTGTAAACTTGGGAGATTTTTACTTAAAATTGGCTTGAGGCTTTATACCAGTGGTGTTAAACTTTTTTGGTAAAGCAGAACCCCAAAGAAACATTTCAGGGGATCGAGGAACCCTTGATGGTTTCTAGTTAAAGCAAACCTATCTTCAAAGTATCATCCTAACACATCATTGATTCAAAGATACCAGAGGCAACCCTTCACTTAGACTGTGAATAATGTTAAAtcttattttcaatttgtaCAAAAATATCATCTGTGCCAATACATTACAATTGTTAAACATAAATGAACTGCGATTAAGCTAGCTATTTAgaatacgaaaaaaatattccactTCTAGAATGCCATCTTCCGGAAGATCTGTGCAGTGGACAGCATTCTGGATTTTATCCTTTCCAAACATAGCACGAATTGTTTTCGGCCGGAGATGTCTTGCTATTTCCTgtgtttgaaaataaataatattttaggataggattaacacatttatcccggggagaggaaagccgataaccAGCTTAATATTATGGCGAACCAACGGCTCTTGTCCGGCTACCATTCCATGTCAAGTATGgggttagctagttatttgtttctaCCAGCActgacttgatggtggaggaagccgcaactgaccagcggttacatgaaccaccctaaggcgagaaggagtccagcaattctctcgcacacaactatccctgcatgggatccGAACCCaggcagagtaatcagaggtgccgagcgtattcctaatgcttagcatgatgagccACACTGTTGcggcaattttatttttgaatatttgttatcaaGACAACCATGCCTAAGAAACAAAATAATACCGGATCAGCTGGTCCACAAAGTTCTCTGAACTTGGATGCAGTTTCTTCTCCTTGACCTGTGATTTCCAAAGCAATGCAAGGTCCACTGCACAATTCAGTCACCATGCTTTGATATTCGTTGACAACTCCTTTGTATATTTCGTAAAATTCTTCACCGTTTGCAGTTTCAACATTGAACTGTGAAAGAAAGTCATTTTCATAAATTGATTTGATTGATTGCAAGTGCGAAGGTGAATatacttgatgtaaagtaggcgaacaaaattagttaactccatattgttacacatacttctggagcgccgaaaaatttaaattaaactcACCATTTGTAATGCTGTTATTTGGAATCCTGCGTTCTGAATCACTTCAATAATATCTCCCTCAATTCCACTTCTTATAGCATGAGGTTTGATGACACAGCAAGTACAATCTCTGAGTCGAGCTGTGCCTTCAAATTTTGGATTTCGATTTGGTGGAAAGAAGAAATCCAACTCCTGTTTAAAAGGGATTGAGTAGTCaagttaagtttattttttccaaccagcaaaaaaCAATCGCATACGAAATTCAGAAAAAGAAGCATAATCATACAATTTCACTGAGGAAGGGAAGTCGCGAGGAACCAAAcctggttatcgagcagtgaCACCCAAGGTTTTAATTAGAAAGATCAGGAATTTTATTCACGAAACTACTGTTATTGTCGGTGAGCACCGTATGATTTTGCCAAgttacataatatatatttctagaAATTGTCTTCAAAAGCCATCAGACCACAGACAGATGGGAGTGGTGTAAGATTGAAAACTATTCATAATCGTTCTTCAGTCGGCCAAGTTTGCCCCCAGCTAAATTAGCAAAGTGCACCAGGAACTGTGGATTTGAAATTGAGCATTTTTGCTAGCATTAGAGTCTTGTGACAAAACATCCTGGAGATACAGCCGTAAGGTAAAACATGTTGGTTGAAGTCACAAGTACAAATTTTCATAAAGGAGCCACAATttaaaaatctcaaatattttgaaaggaaTTTAAACTAAAAATTTGGCTATCTACAAAGCGAGTGTCAGAAGTGCTGAAGTTAGATTTTAGCTCAAGGGAATCGGATGAAGCTTTACTCCAACTCTCCTTCTGTCACCCAGAATGTAATATAGAGAAAAGGATTGGATTGTGTGTGTGCCAGGTTGtcgttaggccataattttatttcgattttccttatcttagttctattacgagttcgaggactgtctgtgttagctaagtgaatatacctgcccataggttttagtctcTTCACACAACtagatgtaaagtaggcgaacataaattagttacctccatgttggtacacacacttctggagcgcccaggATTGATAGTCTCTAACCTTTATGGCAGATTTGCAATAACCAATTAGCATGTCATAAACCTTCTACAAGTAAATGTTATGGAAGATTAGTCTCTGGGAAATTAACCAGGTAGAATCAACATGGCAAAgactttcaatatttttacaaatattggcTGTTTTATTAGCCCGAACAAAAATACTTCTATTATGGTTTTAGCAAAAACCTAACCTTTGACACATTCCTTTTATAGCAACAATATgccaatattaataaaaaaaacaggatTATCATTAACAACGTAATATTGGAAACTGCTGTTTGCTAgagattacaaaacaaaatggttGAAATGTCAGGTTTATAAACAATCATTACCTTCTGTGCTGTTTTTTGATTTTCTGATCCATGTGCTGCATTTGTTACTCCATCAGTTCCAAACTTGGCCCTAATGCTTCCAGGTTCGCTCTCTTTAGCTTTCCCAGAATCTACAGGTCCAAGTAATCTTCTCCATTGATTAACTACATTGGATCCCATCAATTCCATTGCAATTACTGGGCCACTTGTCATATAATCCAGCAAGGTACTGCAAAAgtggaaaattgaaaatgtttataATAAAGAAGGCTGCTTAATGGAAGTTATAGAGCACTACAATTGCCTTAAGTTTCGTTAGGAGGATATTCTCCAGTTCCTACTCCTTGGGATTGGGCATTGTGCTGAACAGAAGGAACACGCCATTGCACCTTAAGGGGATTCGAAATCTGCGGTGAGTATACCTATGTGCGAACAGATTGCTGGGCTTCTACCCCAATATAACGCATCTCATGTAACCTCTGGTCATTTACAACTTTCCCCACTATCATGAAGCCAACTAGGTAACTATTTCCATACACTACATGAATTGGTAACAGACGAGAGGCAGTAGGTGTTATTGGCTTTCCAGGGAAATATGTATAGAACCAATATATTGGTAGCTCTATCTAAGCCTAATTCGtggaaaaaagccaaaaaaatactgaaaaatacttcggtattaAAAACTTCTATTCCAGACTTCTTCATACACAATGTTACTGTTAAATATACCTACTTGAATTTATTGAGGGAATTTGAGACTTACTTGAAATGTGGTTGAGATCGGTGTTCTTCATAAAGGTCCATTGCATTCTTCCTGACAAGTTTTACCATCTT
The sequence above is a segment of the Styela clava chromosome 7, kaStyClav1.hap1.2, whole genome shotgun sequence genome. Coding sequences within it:
- the LOC120328132 gene encoding nucleoside diphosphate kinase homolog 7-like, translating into MFPGYTQEYIEPSTAQDQRYSFIAEWYDPQAALIRRYQFLFYPKDNSIEMYDIKNRRKFLSRTKSDTVKLEDMYIGSKIHVYSRQLTFVDFGDNFTESKVGTKNERTLAIIKPDAVNKVGVILNLLKANDIQPCRAKMVKLVRKNAMDLYEEHRSQPHFNTLLDYMTSGPVIAMELMGSNVVNQWRRLLGPVDSGKAKESEPGSIRAKFGTDGVTNAAHGSENQKTAQKELDFFFPPNRNPKFEGTARLRDCTCCVIKPHAIRSGIEGDIIEVIQNAGFQITALQMFNVETANGEEFYEIYKGVVNEYQSMVTELCSGPCIALEITGQGEETASKFRELCGPADPEIARHLRPKTIRAMFGKDKIQNAVHCTDLPEDGILEVEYFFRILNS